A genomic segment from Candidatus Zixiibacteriota bacterium encodes:
- a CDS encoding T9SS type A sorting domain-containing protein → MRQIRPGLLTVLRRGAALAAMVCVGLPGIQNARAETLKVSLPELLGAYGVFTSKVAAFDVGAPIDSVLWVSISLSGTITPGLGVGDGVELPADLFPYPAQLVAEMDPDETLGAWHATFYYSGEFNDTVVFHAFIKATWDFLLDGRGEVEVYLEPLIVIGGVMLTPPSAEVYSAELTIETAGSPTRVGEADDVAPGNYSLSQNYPNPFNPTTEIAFEIPTAGFVEIRVYNMLGQPIRTLVSERLSAGWKVVTWDGTDDRGVPVATGIYLYRISTDGYAEAKKMLFLK, encoded by the coding sequence ATGAGGCAAATCCGCCCTGGCCTGTTGACAGTTTTGCGGCGCGGCGCAGCCCTGGCAGCCATGGTTTGCGTTGGGTTACCGGGTATTCAAAACGCTCGGGCCGAGACGCTTAAGGTTTCTTTGCCCGAACTGCTCGGGGCATACGGTGTTTTCACAAGCAAGGTTGCCGCATTCGACGTTGGAGCACCTATCGATAGTGTTCTTTGGGTCAGTATAAGCTTGTCGGGAACCATTACTCCGGGACTTGGAGTGGGAGACGGAGTCGAACTGCCCGCAGATCTCTTTCCCTATCCGGCTCAGTTGGTTGCGGAGATGGATCCTGATGAGACGTTGGGGGCCTGGCACGCGACGTTTTATTACAGCGGTGAATTCAATGATACCGTAGTGTTCCACGCTTTTATCAAGGCCACATGGGACTTCCTTCTTGACGGTCGGGGTGAAGTTGAGGTCTACCTCGAACCTTTGATAGTAATCGGCGGCGTGATGCTCACACCGCCGTCAGCGGAGGTTTATTCCGCCGAGCTTACTATCGAGACGGCCGGATCGCCGACCCGGGTGGGCGAAGCTGATGACGTCGCACCCGGTAATTATTCGCTCTCGCAAAACTATCCCAATCCGTTCAATCCGACGACTGAGATCGCGTTTGAGATTCCCACTGCGGGCTTTGTCGAGATCCGCGTTTATAACATGCTGGGGCAACCGATACGAACCCTGGTGAGTGAACGACTTTCGGCGGGCTGGAAGGTGGTGACATGGGACGGGACCGACGACAGAGGTGTACCGGTTGCGACCGGGATATACCTCTACCGGATCAGCACGGATGGCTATGCTGAGGCCAAGAAGATGCTGTTTTTGAAGTAG
- a CDS encoding M3 family metallopeptidase — protein MTITKTLCLFALALLPALSGVPAAAQDNPLLTTPNTPFQTPPFDNIRNEHFVPAIKEAIRQAEAEVDAIVNNPQPATFENTVAAFDMSGQLLDWTTSIFYSLTGTVSSPQLQDIANEISPLMSAYYDNVWLNQKLFERIKTVYDQRDGLQLTTEEAHLLDYFYLRFVRRGALLTEEQKARLRDINREHSLLDLKFGDNVLAETNNSYIVVENESDLAGLPDAIIAMGKEAAESMNMPGNWVYTTQRASFTPFMQHSDMRDLRKELLTKYSMRGDRNNEYDNKEILKQMFTLREERCRILGYPSPADFYMEPRMAATREAVASFLQLLWQPALNRAKTELAQMQTIMDTELKGAKLEPWDWWYYAEKLRKAKYLLDDAELRPYFVLENVQDGMFILADTLFGLKFVERNDIPIYHPSVRVFEVWQAADSLLGILYMDYFVRDSKHGGAWSGGFRGAFMQDGQRVLPLGTIVCNFPRPTADMPSLLSFDEVETIFHEFGHALNGLLYSGNYRSGYAPLDITELPSQIMENWALEPELLNIYARHYQTGEIIPASLVERIKNSYLFNKGFEATEYLAACFLDMAWHGLENAENVDVNAFEDSVIAAIGLIPEMLPRYRSTYFTHIHGGYSAGYYAYYWSGVLDADAFAAFKETSLFDRQTAAAFRENILEKLGTDDAMKLYKRFRGREPVIDPFLERNGLQ, from the coding sequence TTGACCATAACGAAGACTCTTTGCCTTTTTGCGCTGGCTCTGCTGCCAGCCCTTTCCGGCGTGCCCGCGGCCGCCCAGGATAACCCCCTTTTGACTACCCCGAACACACCGTTTCAGACACCGCCATTCGATAATATCCGCAACGAACATTTCGTCCCGGCCATAAAGGAGGCAATCCGCCAGGCTGAGGCCGAGGTCGATGCCATAGTCAACAATCCGCAGCCGGCCACCTTCGAAAACACTGTGGCCGCTTTCGATATGTCGGGGCAGCTCCTGGACTGGACAACCTCCATCTTCTATTCACTGACCGGTACCGTCTCAAGCCCGCAGCTGCAGGATATAGCCAATGAGATTTCGCCGCTTATGTCCGCCTACTACGATAACGTCTGGCTCAACCAGAAACTGTTCGAACGGATCAAAACCGTCTACGATCAGCGTGACGGCCTGCAGTTGACCACCGAGGAAGCTCACCTGCTGGATTATTTCTACCTAAGGTTCGTGCGGCGCGGAGCGCTTCTGACCGAGGAGCAGAAAGCCCGTCTGCGCGATATCAACCGCGAACACTCTCTGCTCGACCTGAAATTCGGTGACAACGTGCTTGCCGAAACCAATAATTCGTACATCGTGGTCGAAAACGAGTCCGATCTCGCGGGTTTGCCCGACGCTATCATTGCGATGGGGAAAGAGGCTGCCGAATCGATGAATATGCCGGGCAATTGGGTGTACACCACCCAGAGGGCGAGCTTCACACCTTTCATGCAGCACTCCGACATGCGGGACTTGCGAAAGGAACTCCTCACCAAATACTCCATGCGTGGCGATCGTAACAACGAATACGACAACAAAGAAATACTGAAACAAATGTTCACCCTGAGAGAAGAACGCTGCCGCATCCTTGGTTACCCGTCACCGGCCGATTTCTACATGGAACCGCGCATGGCCGCCACTCGCGAAGCGGTCGCTTCGTTTCTTCAGCTCCTGTGGCAGCCGGCCCTGAACCGAGCCAAAACCGAACTCGCACAGATGCAAACCATCATGGATACTGAACTGAAAGGTGCCAAACTCGAACCCTGGGACTGGTGGTACTACGCCGAAAAGCTCCGCAAAGCCAAGTATCTTCTCGATGACGCCGAGCTCCGTCCGTACTTCGTACTCGAAAATGTCCAGGATGGAATGTTCATTCTCGCGGATACACTCTTTGGTCTGAAGTTTGTCGAAAGAAACGACATCCCCATTTACCATCCATCCGTCAGAGTATTTGAAGTGTGGCAAGCAGCGGATTCCCTGCTGGGAATCCTCTACATGGATTACTTCGTGCGTGACTCCAAACACGGTGGCGCGTGGTCCGGCGGATTTCGCGGAGCTTTCATGCAGGACGGCCAGCGTGTTCTCCCTCTTGGCACAATCGTCTGCAACTTCCCCAGACCTACCGCTGATATGCCGTCACTGTTGAGTTTCGATGAAGTCGAGACGATTTTTCACGAGTTCGGTCACGCCCTCAACGGACTTTTGTACTCCGGCAACTATCGCTCCGGATACGCCCCTCTGGATATAACAGAGTTGCCCTCGCAGATCATGGAAAACTGGGCGCTTGAACCGGAACTGCTGAACATATACGCCCGGCATTACCAAACCGGTGAGATCATCCCCGCGTCGCTGGTCGAAAGAATCAAAAACAGCTACCTATTCAACAAAGGCTTCGAGGCCACCGAATACCTCGCCGCCTGTTTTCTTGATATGGCCTGGCACGGACTGGAGAACGCGGAAAATGTCGATGTAAACGCTTTCGAGGATAGCGTCATAGCCGCCATCGGGCTGATTCCCGAAATGCTGCCCCGTTACCGGTCAACTTATTTCACTCACATCCACGGTGGCTATAGCGCCGGCTACTACGCTTATTACTGGTCGGGGGTGCTCGATGCCGATGCTTTCGCGGCCTTCAAAGAAACATCGCTGTTCGACAGACAAACAGCGGCCGCTTTCCGCGAGAATATTCTGGAGAAGCTGGGCACCGATGACGCCATGAAGTTATATAAGCGCTTCCGTGGTCGTGAACCTGTCATCGACCCATTCCTCGAAAGAAACGGATTGCAGTAA
- a CDS encoding OPT family oligopeptide transporter, with translation MSMDQEAQRVAERSEASGPHDAYENYELPVEGFKGTAEEVERQWYEKCYVGRGDTIKQLTWRAVIMGSLLGGVLSLTNIYIGLKAGWGFGVAITACILSYAIWTMLYKIKIARTPMTILENNCMQSTASAAGYSTGGTLVSAFAAYILLYNQTLPLSIMLGWVFFLAVLGVTMAVPMKRQMINTEQLRFPSGIAAAETLKALHATGQKGMRAARALGIAGFLAMLSTLLSDGLRLISGRFEAWQISTLVNRVNLATVGEAWMGRTVMFIWDPIFIAAGMFVGMRVATSILVGSITCWMIFVPWLQASIPEAAGISGFRDLVQWSLWGGTACMVTSGIISVFFQWRSALRAFKGLGDMFSKRGGKQQDKITAIETPGSWFLLGQLLSLIALAWLAKVTFDMPYWQSAVAVILSFALALVACRVTGETDTTPVGAMGKITQLTFGAISPGNPSINLMAANITAGAATSSADLLTDLKSGYLLGAHPRKQFLAQFSGIFIGTLVTVFAFRILVPDASVLGTDQFPAPAAQTWKGVAEAMALGLSTMHPVKVWSMIIGGLLGLILPVLSRTFPKAKWIPSPAGLGLAWVFHWFYGLLFFLGALIGWGWQKKNAKNAEEFLFPVASGIVAGGALMGVVLIFWESGWEILKQFMGW, from the coding sequence ATGTCGATGGACCAGGAGGCGCAGCGTGTAGCAGAGCGCAGCGAAGCATCGGGACCTCACGATGCTTATGAAAATTACGAGCTCCCCGTTGAAGGGTTTAAGGGAACGGCGGAGGAGGTCGAGCGTCAATGGTATGAGAAGTGTTATGTGGGCCGCGGCGACACTATCAAGCAGCTCACCTGGCGCGCCGTCATAATGGGTTCGTTACTCGGGGGAGTTTTATCCCTGACGAACATCTATATCGGTTTGAAAGCCGGATGGGGTTTTGGCGTGGCAATTACGGCGTGTATTCTTTCGTACGCCATCTGGACGATGCTTTATAAGATAAAGATCGCTCGGACGCCGATGACGATTCTTGAGAACAACTGCATGCAGTCGACAGCGAGCGCGGCGGGTTATTCTACAGGAGGAACGCTGGTTTCGGCCTTTGCCGCTTATATATTGCTTTATAATCAAACTCTTCCGCTGTCAATCATGCTGGGCTGGGTATTTTTTCTGGCGGTTCTCGGTGTGACGATGGCGGTTCCGATGAAGCGCCAGATGATTAATACCGAACAGCTTCGTTTCCCCAGTGGTATCGCGGCGGCGGAGACGCTGAAGGCGCTGCATGCCACCGGGCAGAAAGGGATGCGCGCTGCGCGCGCACTCGGTATCGCCGGTTTTCTGGCGATGCTCAGCACGCTTTTATCCGACGGTCTCAGGCTTATCAGCGGCCGCTTTGAAGCCTGGCAGATTTCGACACTGGTTAACCGCGTGAATCTGGCAACGGTTGGTGAAGCCTGGATGGGTCGAACGGTAATGTTTATCTGGGATCCGATCTTTATCGCCGCCGGTATGTTCGTCGGAATGCGGGTGGCTACGAGTATTTTGGTGGGTTCGATTACCTGCTGGATGATTTTCGTTCCCTGGCTGCAGGCCTCCATACCGGAGGCTGCGGGGATTTCCGGTTTCAGAGATCTGGTTCAGTGGTCACTGTGGGGTGGCACGGCGTGTATGGTTACCTCTGGTATTATCTCGGTATTTTTCCAGTGGCGAAGCGCTCTTCGGGCATTCAAGGGCCTGGGTGATATGTTCAGCAAGCGCGGCGGCAAACAGCAGGATAAGATTACGGCCATCGAGACTCCGGGTTCATGGTTCCTTCTCGGTCAGCTTCTATCACTAATCGCTCTCGCCTGGTTGGCGAAAGTCACCTTCGATATGCCTTACTGGCAGAGTGCGGTAGCTGTCATTTTAAGTTTTGCTCTGGCTCTGGTCGCTTGCCGTGTAACCGGTGAGACCGACACCACGCCGGTAGGCGCGATGGGGAAAATAACGCAGCTTACATTCGGCGCGATCTCACCCGGAAATCCGAGCATCAATTTGATGGCGGCCAATATCACGGCCGGTGCGGCAACGTCATCAGCGGATCTTCTCACCGACCTCAAGAGCGGGTATCTTCTGGGGGCTCATCCGCGCAAGCAGTTCCTCGCGCAGTTTTCGGGAATCTTCATCGGAACGCTCGTGACGGTATTCGCCTTCCGTATACTGGTTCCCGACGCCAGCGTACTTGGCACGGATCAGTTCCCGGCTCCGGCGGCGCAAACCTGGAAAGGTGTTGCTGAAGCCATGGCTCTGGGCTTGAGCACGATGCACCCGGTGAAGGTGTGGAGTATGATAATCGGCGGTTTGCTCGGATTAATTTTGCCGGTGCTTTCGCGCACGTTCCCGAAGGCGAAGTGGATTCCGTCGCCGGCCGGTCTGGGATTGGCCTGGGTGTTCCACTGGTTCTACGGCCTGCTGTTCTTCCTCGGCGCCTTGATTGGGTGGGGCTGGCAGAAGAAGAACGCGAAGAACGCGGAAGAATTCCTCTTCCCCGTCGCCTCTGGTATTGTCGCCGGTGGCGCTCTCATGGGTGTTGTTTTGATTTTCTGGGAGAGCGGTTGGGAAATTCTTAAGCAGTTTATGGGCTGGTAA